The Xiphophorus maculatus strain JP 163 A chromosome 7, X_maculatus-5.0-male, whole genome shotgun sequence region CAactattaacttattttttattaacatagAAAGTACTACATcagttcttttgtttcttttttgtgaatctgctctgtcttctcgaAATCTGAGTCAGTCGTGGCAAATTGCAGCTCCTACTGAGCCAGGCTAtgttggaggtttcttcctgctagaggggagtttttcctctgaaCTGTCGCCACATGCATACTCAGTATGAGGGACTTCTGTAAAGTCAAAGACACAATACAGGTACTAGTCTGATTTAAATGCAGCCAAACGGTGCTTCTATAATGCATTGACTCAGGGGGGCTGATAACAAATGCATGacacttttcacatttgcattggtaaaaaaaaacaaaaaaaaaactgatattcTCTGAACACTTCACAATTGCAcactatgttttgtttttgtttaacttaaaatctctttaaagtacatttaatttcaacatgacaatataagaaaaaaaatttcaaggCTTTGTGTGGCCCAAGTTGGCTCAATGATCAGCTGTCAGCAGCTGTCAACAAGTGTACATTATCATAGCTGATTCATTAATTTGTGCTTGACCTtattacagaaagaaaacaacaaaaaatcaaacagTTCCACATTTGTGCACTGAACTTTATCTCCATCGCCATTATATGGCAAAATGTTTGTGCTTAATGAGTCCTTTCATCTTAACTCAGTCACCTAACTGAAAGTTGTTAATGTTTCAGGAAGATATAGCATTAACCTTCTCTCCTCCTGTTTTCATGTCTTAGAGATAATTTAAGAGGCTAATCTCAGAAGAATTCCTCTGTTTAACACACTTCTGCTTAATAGTCACTTGAAATGATAAAGTTTGTAAATTAATGGGCAGCTTAGAGCAAGAGTCTGACAATGAAGGAAAGGTTTCGTTCTAAAATGCCCATTGAATGTCTTCTTTAGTAAATTACATGGATAAACCTACTTTTTTCCAGAAGACCTTATTTAAAGATACTATCAACATAAAAATCTGCATTGGCATCTGTCGCTGCCTTCCTGAACAAACCCAAAGCACTTCTTGAGCTTTTGAGTTTATGATCTCGCCTCTTCCTCATCCAGGGTGTCATTTTTAACTTGATGCATTTAGGAGCTATTTAAGAGAACAAGGGACAAAAAAACTCTGAGCTGAGAAGATCTTCAATAATGTCATTATCTCTCAAGGTCTCTCAGACTTGAGTAATTGAATGTTGGAGTGTActatgtacagtatgtacagCAAAAGTGTATATTCACATATATGCATGTAACAGAGCATGATGTATGCCGTAATAGTGAATGTACAAGCAGTATGTGGACGAGTGTATGAAAGAGGAGAGGGCAGGAGGCACccaggtgtgtgtgggtgggtgtgtgtgtgtctaaaaCTGCTAATCTGATTAGCCTCGGGCTCTTTCATTCAAAGCGCTCGTAGTTCCTCGTCTGCCTGACCCGTGGCACCATGTCTTTCAGGAGCCTGTGCAAACAGAAATGAGCAGATGTTGGAGGAAATGAAAGAGATTTCAAACcgtaaaactggaaaaataaacgtctgacaaacacaaaactcttACTTGACTCCATAGGCCAGAATGATTAGTCCGATTAAAACCCCAATGGTGCCATCCAGAAACCAGACATCGGGATGCTGCTTGAAGACTTCAGCACTGATGAGAATTGAGAATCCCATGATTGCTCCAACCATCGAGTTAAACCCTAAAAAACACGAGATTAGCATATAAAGGTTGGCTTGGTTTACAAACTTGCTTCTCTAAAATGTCTGAATATTCCTGAAAGAGACCATCTAAGAATTTTATGTCATACGAATTTTAAACCTGTTATTCGCATTATTCCTCTTACTAAAGTCTTACCTGGGTGATTTTGTTTAGAATAACCAAATGggataattattaataattaattaattaatgaagGGTTATGTAATAAATAGCCCTTCATTTATTACATACAATTAGGCATTTATTACTCATCTTCATAAGTATCTGTGAAATAACTAACATTCCAAAATTTAGGAATAGAAATTGTGAATTTTCTCTGTATTTCAAGAAAacctatctttttttttttttttaaacacgaAGATCATATCTGATACAGCAACATTATTtgtaccttttttcttttctaaatataattACATGTGCCCTAGTGTGGAAGCTAGCTCAGTGGTTATTGTCTTGCCTGCAGTAAGTGTATAGTCTTGTGGGAAATAAATCCATGCTCAAAGAACAGCAACCTCAGGCTTATTGGATTGATGCCCTGCAAGTTAGAGAGTGAGACCTGGGGACAGTGTGTTGCACTTTTCTTCAGCTCTGCgtgtctctctctttcacaagaagcacattttattcttttatcatTTATGTTTTGGCTTTCCACGTGTTCTCTAACATTAAGTCATACCTAAGCCATTTATCAGGcaagttatttattaaattttgtgAGTGTACAGACTTCCTACCGTCAGTAATAAGTGCCCGACTGGTCAGCTTTTTTCCCAGCATGAACTTGGCCACAGCCAGCACAGCACAACTGAGACCGCTCACTATGGAGACGCTGTAGAGGAAGTCATCCTGGGgtcagagacagaaacagagaaaaagctCATGAAACTGGCTGCTTCTATGGTTATATACAATACCTGTACTACTTAGCACAGAGTCAAGAGGGAagcaaactaatttaaaatggaAGGTTGAATTGTTAGCTTTTGTTAGCTCAAGCATTTTAAACCCGGTGCTCCTCTTTAATTAGTGCATCAGCTCAAGGTCGTGTGGATGATGCTTTGAAATGATTCaagctcttttctttctcactaTCAGTCTCAAAACGACTTCAGCAGAAACCCAAACTTGACCCCTGCTTCAGGAGAGACAGAAATTAGAAGGAGGCGAGAAAAAGCAGAGAATATCTGGCAGGGAAACACAAAGACTGTCTTCACTAGGCTCTGATTTTCACTTACAAAGGCCAAATTAAAgcttttgatttattaatttgtaaCTTAGGCATTTATTACTAACATTGGGCTTTTTACTTAAACCTCAATTattttggaaaagtattcaaacagttaatatttaattttttttttttaaattaatgattCAAACACAGGCTTCCAAGTATTCTATTGGTATCTTATGTCACAGACATTTACAAATTTCTCCGTAGTtgtaacaaaaaatgaaaaatgttttagaaataaaacttttaatggTCTGCAGTGTATTTCTATTTTACTCTATATCTAAATAAGCATCATGGCAATAAGATACCTTCAAAACCCATtatgaaattgggcctctgtctctttaagaagctctcaTTGTTTCCAACATtccatcacaacaatgctcctcaTCATGTCGTTAACACACCGTTATAAGAAGAGTTGGGCTGAGAAGTAGTTTGACTCTGACTCTCAAACGGGTGATGTCGTTTCCTGTGAGTGCTGCATAAGGAGAAGATACCAAAACCAATTTAAATCCCTTGTGGCCTGGGGAAGCTGTAGGATCCCCCAAAATGTGCTGGATTGTGCTACCAATGGGAAGGATCCCCGAGTTCCTCTTGACAGTCTTTTAGAATTCAATTTGGAAATCTCAATTATTAAAAGCTCTATTTCTGCAAAAATCCTACTTGTGTATCACTATAAGGTACTTGCACATTATAATAGTTTCAAAGctgctctgtttcttttttcttgacaCAGAGGGGCTCTtggttgtgtttttaatcaggTACAAGAGATGGACAGATAGAGCTGCACAAGAGGACGTGATCTGAATGGGGATTTCTACCTTTTCTTCACCCTCTGTCCAAAGTAGCAACATTTTACAGTAATCCCACTTCGTGGCTTTCCTCCTCAGGCTGTACAGCTTCTATGTGAGAGGAGTTTTATTTTAGACACCATAATGTGCAAAGTCTAATGTTctttcattatttgtttttcgtTTTCACACTAAAATGAAAGCACATCTGGTGAGGTAAATCACCTGTGACATCCTTTTTTTTGAAGACGTCAGTGAATTTCTgtaccccccaaaaaaacagaaacagaaaactatGTATGATAATAAACAAAGTTCTAGAAAGCAAATGAGGTCGTCTGACGGGGAAAAGATACTACACTTTAGATgagaacaataaaaagaaactctgCATCATTTCATCCTCCAAACTACTGAATCTACATATTCAACCACAGCGCAAATCCTGTGACAGAGATTTTGAATATACCAAcaactgctttattttatgcatgCTAGAAAGCAGAATGTTTATAACTAAAGAAGAATTTCAAGGGCTGACAGAAGGTGACGAAATAAGTGAGGTGGCGGATGTAAGAGGCGGAGTGTCAAAGAGAAAGATAGTGGTAATAGGCTTTTGATGGTGTTAGCAAGATCCCACTGGGCTCTAACACATGGTCTCTATTAACATAATGGCATGAAAGCAATAAACAGTCTGGAGAGAAGCTGCTGACCTTAACCAGCTCCCCTTCTTCTCCTGccttaaatatttctctttacCATCGGAGATCTTTAATTGTTTCTAacaacatttttcctttctttaaatgTCACACCCTCCCAAATGTCAACTAGTCAATGAGTTTGAGGCAATTTACGGCCAACAGAAAAATCAGTTTGACTCAGGGTCGATTAAAGTTAGACAAAGACGTCTCTGAAATGGGAAATTGTTTCAGAAGAAGTTCAGGCAAGTTAAGTAGTATTATTGTGCTTTATacattaagaaacaacaataaacacacaCTGTCTGCATGCTGCACACCTGGTTTAAATGTTAtctgcaaattattttttttttatgttagaaaTGTCTTGATCTGATCCAAAGCTTTGATTTGGGGTCCTAATCAGGATGTAGtcccaaactaaactaaactgtCAGTACAATAATGACATGAATGTTACATAAAGtgaactttgttttgttgatttaataAATCCAGGTTTTCTCAAACATGTCAAGTGACAATgatttttactctttaaaaaaatcatctctcATGGCAATTTTGCGGTTTTGGCTTCTCTTTCTCATTCTCTTGTTTTCTATCTATCTCTGTCTGTTCTTGAGATTAAAACGtaaaaaatcagctttaaacTGGCCCTAATTCATCACAGTGCAGCTAAGAAGAGATACAACACTGTCAGGATTATCTATAGTCTCAACAGTTTCACAGAAAGATAAGTGATGTTATAAGAAAGCGAGGAGGAGTCCTTGTTAAAgcaaaaaatgaacaataatatAGTAAAGACAGTCtataatttaaagaaacatttggaGAACAAGCCTAATGCAGGAtctgtgtgtttaaaaataaccaaGGCAAGACATTCTCTGTCTTTACCTTTCTACTTCAGTGAAGGAAACCCTGATGTGAACATCTTTGATCGTAGTAGACAAGCTATTTCCTGAAGAACCCACTTTCATTTTCctgaagcttttatttctgtagtttcaAAGAAACCAAGGAAGTCACTGACTGGTAGAGTATTCATTACTCACCTTCACTCTGTGATCTATTTTAGGTTTATCGCAACCTCTTTTTTGCACCTTTACATTACTGCACCTGCCAAACCTCAGCGACATCTTTGCAGGGAAACATGCATACAGACCATGAATCCAAACCAAATTCTTTTTTATTGGCTGTTGGACGTGTACTATAAAATGTCTCAACAAAGTTTCATTGATTGTTTGTAAGTTTAAAGCTTCTTAAGTTAACTTGATGTACATCTATAGTCATGTTGACCTTGTCTTCCGTTGGTTAGCTATTCCCTTTCATctattacacatttttatttgcaaatattaatgtttttcctctgttcTTTCTGTAGAAAGCATGCCTGGCTCAGTCTTGGCCAGAACTGACCCAAGGAAGCAAACTAAGTTGTTGCTCAGCAGATTCCCAttaatgctttaattttaacacagaccacatctaaaatctttatatttgtttttttgacaatgAGAATACTATTGCATTTCAACtcagcataaataaaatatgtgaaattgtttaaattttaaaataattgtttaaggGAATTGGTAAGTTTagttgttgtgttaccatggttacaaTCCAACGCTATAAATTTtatctttctttgtgtttgagcttgGTTTGTTTACAAAAAGATCTCAGCAAATTAGAACCAATTGTTTGTGAATGCTTTCAAGGTCACGTTCTCCTATAAATGACTTTTCACCACTTGGCAATAAATGATCAGCTGAATTTCACTGCATTTATTATCATTTAGATTGAGAGGTTCTGACAGTATGGTTGGACTGCATTGGAATAAAGTTGTTAGAACTGAATTTTGACTATCATTGGACTGCAGTGTGCCATTTATTCATGCAAAACTCCCAaacatcagttttattgttttataatacaCAGCTATAGGCCTATTCatgcagctaaaaaaatttAGATTCATAGAATTTTGCGTCTACTATTCATTGAGCATGACTCAGATATTAAAGCACTCATTATCCCACTCATATAtaatgttttaaaggttttgacAAGATTATAAACCTagatttaatgtttaaagtGTTGCATGTGTGTGCAGCCTTACCACTTCTGGAGGCATCCTGGTGGCCAGATCATGGATGGCTTTTCCCAGGATACACAGTGAGGAGAGAATAAACACAATCCCCAGGATCACACATGCTCTGCAGACcccaaaacaggaaaagaaatgtGCTTTGAGTTAGCCTCAAACCACTACAATATTTTACAAGATCTACAGAGAATGACGAGAAAGACTGGTGGAAATTCAGTCCCAACATGTTAAAACCGAGAATTTTTAGTAATAAGGAGGCTTAGCAAAAGTGcttttttgtgcaaaactttAGCACAGCTTGACAGATGTTGCTGCAAAAGCTCATCTGCTGGTCCaaatttacaatatctttctcATCTATCTCACTGCAGGACAGGCCCACATCTACTTGGCAGACGCAGTGTAGTGTTGAGTcccatttttcttattttctcatttcGACTCAAAAATCAAACTATTCCAATTCTTCAgtaagaaaactttttaaaggcaAGCTTATTTTGACTGTTGCACAACACAATTTTAGACCTTCATTTTACCACCTCTTCTTTTGGTAACTATGTGAACACATAAccccccaaaaatgtttttctttacatttttctacattGCAGCTCCTCGGAGATGGAGTTATcacttatttgttttaaagtaagtGTCTGCTGCTCAGTTTCTCTTTGTTGGGTGTACAGGTGTgtgtttatacattttaaaatgtcatgtcTCATTATCAGTGACACCTCTGAGCTCTGGTGATTATTTTTAGACAAGTGAGCCTCGGTGCAACCTGACAGCTACTTAATAAAGTCCACTGAACTCCAACAAGCGGTAATAAGCAATGACATACAGTAGATTTGCGTTGTTCAACTAATTACAAATGCATagtgtttaaaatgatttgaatgcACCCAACATCCCATCCTGTTCTGTCTTATTTATTCATGAGAAATGAACACtttctggggatttttttttctgtttttgacatatactgtatatccatatatatatgtctttttttaagacTTGTTCATACTCACATGTACTCTCTGTGTGCAGAGTGAACAGCTGCTGCGTTGCTGTAGCGCCAAAGGACGATGGCTGATGACATGACATCCAGTGTGGCATCAAACTACGGTGGGTTGGagaaagacaagaagaaaaaagaaatagtaagaattttacaatatttgttgtGACCATAGATATTCAATAATAACTGgtcaatttaaaaagtatgcATTTAGATGTGCtcttattatatttatttatattttaaatgttttcctagAAAGTGTAGCTAGGGTGAtgcttaaaaaaagagatatttttttaaattctacaaTTATAGGtttgattttttattcttttagattttttagataaaataatatatttttaagggatTTTACAAAGTTTTAAGAGAGGACGGTTTTGAATATTGTATATTTGGCCCTATTTCCCTACAGTATAACAAAATAACTTATTGTACAacagacagattttatttttttcttgctgagTCCTCCTGCAGCCCCCTGAGGGTATGCTTCCCTGATTACTTAGCCATACCACCCATATTAAAAGGGTGAAACAATTAATGACAGCAcgttttattgggttttattaaatggtttattttataTGATCTAATCTGCACTAATGAGaacataaattagtttttctctaaAGAATTCAATGTGAACTGATAAGCATCAAAACAGGAACTACAGAAAAtcttaaagtgaaataataaaatgtccGGTGATCCATAtgaaaatatgatcaaaacAGTGCTGAGTTTAAGTATTATTGTTGGCAAAAGCAACATATATTCAGATGATTCACCAAAGATAATTAAAACCTTCTGAGATAAAATAGCCAGCGCTGCAGTTCAAATGATCTAATCATCTTATGCTAATTGTATTTCCCAAAAGCCCAAGGTGtgaatttattaattttcatttccTTGTTATTAAGTTTTATATTCTCCTACTAGTAACAATCTTAATCATGTCCTCTTGTAATCATGACCTCTTTCGCAAactcaaaatgcattttgacatTCCATCCTATCTCCTTGGAGAGTTCATCCGCGCTCCTTTGTTACCGTGGCAACAAGGGGACCAATAACACTTTGGTTCTAGGATTCATTAATAAATTGCCAAGGTCCCCAGCAATGACTAATTGATCAGTGTTTAAGGGGGAAAGCAGGAAGCTGGGACTCACGGCAAATCCAAAGGCTGATGCGCTGTGTCTCATGAAGGAAACAGCtgtaaagacagaaaacaacaacgTGAGTGACTTTTCTCCTccaaaggaaaacaacagagtTCATTCTGATCCTTTCCCTGCTTTCTGTAAAGAATGCACTCATAGGTACACGATTCATCATGTACTCGCACCTAAGTGCAATGCTGGGAAATAGCCTAGTGAGTTAAAGGTGTTATTGTTACGaaataagtgaaacaaaaagcatgatgtaaaaataaattcaaattgtaGTGAGGTTCATCTTTTAtcattgttttccatttgaATAAAGCACCATACcacatttaatgaaaaacacacacacatatactgtatatatacagtatatactgtatatacatattc contains the following coding sequences:
- the LOC102230800 gene encoding transmembrane protein 163, with the protein product MEDQVTQESCAVPEPTVVDPWPATVRNGQCAADGFTNHQQQQAKTPTEPESFTVNQEMKITDNVDGEGLLESSMRLKPHEAQNYRKKALWVSWVSIVVTLILAVAAFTVSFMRHSASAFGFAFDATLDVMSSAIVLWRYSNAAAVHSAHREYIACVILGIVFILSSLCILGKAIHDLATRMPPEVDDFLYSVSIVSGLSCAVLAVAKFMLGKKLTSRALITDGFNSMVGAIMGFSILISAEVFKQHPDVWFLDGTIGVLIGLIILAYGVKLLKDMVPRVRQTRNYERFE